The Planctomycetaceae bacterium genome includes the window ATCCAGCCCCGGCCGGGGGACGTACGCCGGGTCGAATCCCGTTCCGCGGTTTCGGCCTTGCCGGCAGAGTTCGTTGAGGAAGAAGCCGTCCCCGCAGCCGATCTCGACGATCTCCTTGTCGTGCAGGTCGGCTTGGTCTATGAGCCAGTTGGCCAGCGCCCGGGCGTAGCGGCGAAACCGTTGGGAGTACTGCAGGGCGTTCTCGTACCCGGGTTCATACGCCGCCGCGGCAGGGCGAAACGCCCGGTTATAGATGTATCCGCAGCTCGGGCAAAAGACCAGACGCAGGTCGCCCCTTGCGGCGGCCATCGCGTCACTGCGACTGGCATAGAGCCGGTTGCAGGTTGCGGCAACGCCGGGCAGGACAAAGAACTCCTCGACGGCCCCGTCGGCGCAAAGTGCGCACGGGGCGGCCGTCGCTTCCGTGGCAACGGCGAGCGAATCGGGTGTGACGTGTGCATGACTCATTTGGCATCCCATCTCATACGCACCACAGCGTGGGGGCCAGGTTCATCCGGGACAATTGCTCCCGGATCTCGCCTTCGTAGATACGGTTCATCACCACGACGTAATCCGGCGGGCACGCGGGCAGATCCTGCGGGCCGACGATCGGCTGACCGGTCAGCGGCATGAAGCGGCCCTGACGGTAGGGGTTGATGTCCACGACGCGGTGGATCTGGTCGTCGAGACCGACGGCGGCCAGGAACGCCACGGCCTTGGACCCCGAGCCCCACAGTACGCAGCGGCGTCCCTGGGCGGCGGCGGTTCCGATTCGCTCGCGCCAAGCGGTGATGGACTTCTCGACCCCGGCGGCGAAGGTGGCGACGCCTTCGCTGGTGCGCGCCAGGTCGTCCTCGATCGCCAGGCGCGGCTGCGTCGGGCGCGGCGCCGGTCGCGCCAGAAGCATGATGTACTGGTCGTCGAAGTCCAGGTAAAGCGAGTCGATGTCGAAGCCGGTCGAGCGAAACAGCCGCGCCAGTGAACCGCAGGTGAAGTACGAGCAATGCTCGTAGTACACGTCCCAGAACGCCAGGTGCTCCAGGATCCGCAGCGTGTCGGGCACCTCGAAAAACACCAGCGTGTCCTGGCGGTCGCCGATCGAGCGGCGGATCGACTCGAGCAGCCCCCGCGTCTGCGGTATGTGCTCCAGCGTGTGCCGGCAGCAAATCACGTCGGCAGACAGATCGGCGTGCTCGGGCCTGTAGTAGTCGTTGATGACGGTCAGGCGGCTGGCTGCGGCGGGGCTGAGGCGTTCCTTGACGCATCCGGGGTCGATCCCGATGCCGCGATTATCGCCCTCAATGCACAACTCGGCCAGGAACTCCCCCTTGCCGCAGCCGATCTCCAGCACCCGCTTGCCCCGGACGCCGTAGCGGTCGATCAGCGTTCGCACCAGCCGCTGCTGGAAGGCAGTGAAGCACGGGCTGAACCCCTGCGTCTCTTCGTAGCGCTGGCTGTAATTGCGGTTCGCGGCGTCGTAGCGCATGTTGGCGATGAACCCGCAGCCGGGGCAGAGCCCCAGCGAAAGCGACGCGGCGGGGAAGTTCCGCGCCTGCTCGCGATCGTCGACCAGCAGGCACGAATGCACCGCGATGCGCTGCACATGATGAAACGGCTGCATCTGCGCCTCCCGGCAGTTCGGGCATTGCCGGATCATCGGCGAAACTTCGCGCCCGGGCGCGACGGCAGGCGATACTGAACTCATGGCGTTTCCTTATATTGAAGGCGTCAGACAACCACCGGCCGCGGAACGGGGATGATGAAGCGTCCCCCCTGGTCGCGGTAGTCCTGGCACTGGCTGAGAATCTCGTCTTTGAAGTTCCAGGGCAGCACCAGGACGTAGTCGGGCTTGTCCTGAAGGATGCGCTGCGGCGCATCGATCGGGATGTGGACGCCCGGCATGTACTTGCCCTGCTTGTGTACGTTGCGATCGACCACGAAACGGATCGTGTCAGGCCCGGCCTGGACGCTGTTGAGCATGACGGCGCCCTTGGCGGCCGCCCCGTAC containing:
- a CDS encoding class I SAM-dependent methyltransferase; this translates as MSSVSPAVAPGREVSPMIRQCPNCREAQMQPFHHVQRIAVHSCLLVDDREQARNFPAASLSLGLCPGCGFIANMRYDAANRNYSQRYEETQGFSPCFTAFQQRLVRTLIDRYGVRGKRVLEIGCGKGEFLAELCIEGDNRGIGIDPGCVKERLSPAAASRLTVINDYYRPEHADLSADVICCRHTLEHIPQTRGLLESIRRSIGDRQDTLVFFEVPDTLRILEHLAFWDVYYEHCSYFTCGSLARLFRSTGFDIDSLYLDFDDQYIMLLARPAPRPTQPRLAIEDDLARTSEGVATFAAGVEKSITAWRERIGTAAAQGRRCVLWGSGSKAVAFLAAVGLDDQIHRVVDINPYRQGRFMPLTGQPIVGPQDLPACPPDYVVVMNRIYEGEIREQLSRMNLAPTLWCV